In a genomic window of Pseudomonas mohnii:
- a CDS encoding TetR/AcrR family transcriptional regulator, which produces MGNHKIEIRRSNVEKILLGAEKVFAEKGFGSTAMADIAAEVQLPRSNLHYYFSTKTELYSAVLFDLLEVWKQDALCFEMFDDPRVVLSSYIRAKMNHSRSRPYGSKVWANEIIHGAPTLGEALDASLYDWAKMKEAKIRQWVDDKRILPVEPSSLLYMIWASTQHYADFDHQVNILNDHQPLSDMQFERAIQTVTSVILRGIGLEP; this is translated from the coding sequence ATGGGCAATCACAAGATCGAGATTCGTCGCAGTAACGTCGAGAAAATTCTGCTGGGGGCCGAGAAGGTCTTCGCCGAGAAAGGCTTCGGCAGCACCGCCATGGCCGACATCGCCGCCGAAGTGCAACTGCCGCGCTCCAACCTGCATTACTACTTCAGCACCAAGACCGAGTTGTACAGCGCCGTGCTGTTCGACTTGCTGGAAGTCTGGAAGCAGGACGCGCTGTGCTTCGAGATGTTCGACGACCCGCGCGTGGTGCTCAGCAGTTACATCCGCGCCAAGATGAACCACTCCCGCAGCCGTCCCTACGGTTCGAAAGTCTGGGCCAACGAAATCATCCACGGCGCCCCGACCCTGGGGGAGGCACTGGATGCGAGCCTGTACGACTGGGCCAAGATGAAAGAAGCGAAAATCCGCCAGTGGGTGGACGACAAACGCATCCTGCCGGTGGAGCCTTCGAGCCTGCTGTACATGATCTGGGCCTCGACCCAGCACTACGCCGACTTCGACCACCAGGTGAACATCCTCAACGACCATCAGCCGCTGTCGGACATGCAGTTCGAACGGGCGATACAGACCGTGACCAGTGTGATTTTGCGCGGGATCGGGTTGGAGCCCTGA
- the copD gene encoding copper homeostasis membrane protein CopD — MASALVLCRFLHFTVVLMLFGAWVYKPLLLGRESTLDRTLTRISRWLAALALVSGVCWLLLITASMAGAWDAALEPSTLRLVLGSTFFGQVWSWHLLFNGLLLALLLTPLRTHLPLRLILGGSLLATLAPVGHGAMLDGVEGRWLMLNQLVHLACVGIWLGGLMLLVMILRRPAGHDIRALLQRFSGVGYIVVAGLLITGLINVRVLTGAFWPTPLLSGFALILLIKVMLIATMLGLALFNRLRIKDCEQRLSALRKSVIAEWLLGIGAVAAVSLLGTMPPMIAG; from the coding sequence ATGGCGAGCGCGTTGGTGCTGTGCCGCTTCCTGCATTTCACCGTGGTACTGATGCTGTTCGGTGCCTGGGTATACAAGCCTCTGTTGCTGGGCCGTGAGAGCACCCTGGACCGGACGTTGACACGCATCAGCCGTTGGCTGGCGGCACTGGCGCTGGTCAGCGGCGTATGTTGGCTGCTGCTGATCACCGCCAGCATGGCCGGCGCCTGGGACGCGGCGCTCGAACCCTCGACCTTGCGCCTGGTGCTGGGCAGCACCTTCTTTGGCCAGGTCTGGAGCTGGCACCTGCTGTTCAACGGATTGCTGCTGGCCTTGCTGCTGACGCCGCTGCGCACCCACCTGCCCTTGCGCCTCATCCTCGGCGGTTCGCTACTGGCAACCCTGGCGCCGGTCGGCCACGGCGCCATGCTCGATGGCGTCGAAGGCCGATGGCTGATGCTCAATCAACTGGTGCACCTGGCCTGCGTCGGCATCTGGCTCGGCGGCCTGATGCTGCTGGTGATGATCCTGCGCCGCCCTGCCGGGCATGACATCCGGGCGCTGTTGCAGCGATTCAGTGGCGTCGGTTACATCGTGGTGGCGGGATTGCTGATCACCGGTCTGATCAACGTACGGGTCCTGACCGGCGCCTTCTGGCCGACGCCCTTGCTGTCCGGGTTTGCCCTGATCCTGTTGATCAAGGTCATGCTGATCGCCACGATGCTCGGCCTGGCGTTGTTCAACCGGCTGCGGATCAAGGACTGCGAACAGCGCCTGTCGGCATTGCGTAAAAGCGTGATCGCCGAATGGTTGCTGGGCATCGGCGCGGTGGCGGCGGTGTCGTTGCTGGGCACCATGCCGCCAATGATTGCTGGCTGA
- the preA gene encoding NAD-dependent dihydropyrimidine dehydrogenase subunit PreA — translation MADLSIVFAGIKSPNPFWLASAPPTDKAYNVVRAFEAGWGGVVWKTLGEDPAAVNVSSRYSAHFGPNREVMGFNNIELITDRSLEINLREITQVKKDWPDRALIVSLMVPCVEESWKHILPLVEATGADGIELNFGCPHGMPERGMGAAVGQVPEYVEQVTRWCKTYCSLPVIVKLTPNITDIRVAARAAHRGGADAVSLINTINSITSVNLERMVANPMVGSQSTHGGYCGSAVKPIALNMVAEIARDPQTRGLPISGIGGIGNWRDAAEFIALGCGSVQVCTAAMLHGFRIVEEMKDGLSRWMDSQGYASISEFSGRAVGNTTDWKYLDINYQVIAKIDQDACIGCGRCHIACEDTSHQAVASLKQADGTHKYQVIDDECVGCNLCQITCPVQDCIEMVPVENGKPFLDWNHDPRNPYHVSP, via the coding sequence ATGGCCGATCTCTCGATTGTCTTCGCCGGCATCAAAAGCCCCAACCCGTTCTGGCTGGCCTCCGCGCCGCCCACCGACAAGGCCTACAACGTGGTCCGCGCCTTCGAGGCCGGATGGGGGGGCGTGGTCTGGAAAACCCTGGGTGAAGACCCGGCGGCGGTCAACGTATCGTCGCGCTACTCGGCGCACTTCGGTCCTAACCGTGAAGTCATGGGCTTCAACAACATCGAACTGATCACCGACCGCTCGCTGGAGATCAACCTGCGGGAAATCACCCAGGTCAAAAAGGACTGGCCGGACCGCGCGCTCATCGTGTCGTTGATGGTGCCGTGCGTCGAAGAATCGTGGAAACACATCCTGCCGCTGGTGGAAGCCACCGGTGCCGACGGCATCGAACTGAACTTCGGTTGCCCCCATGGCATGCCGGAACGCGGGATGGGCGCGGCGGTCGGTCAGGTGCCGGAATACGTCGAACAGGTCACCCGCTGGTGCAAGACCTATTGCTCGCTGCCGGTGATCGTCAAGCTGACGCCGAACATCACCGACATCCGCGTGGCGGCCCGCGCGGCGCACCGTGGCGGCGCGGATGCGGTGTCGCTGATCAACACCATCAACTCGATCACCAGCGTCAACCTGGAGCGCATGGTCGCCAACCCCATGGTCGGCAGCCAGAGCACCCACGGCGGCTACTGCGGCTCGGCGGTCAAGCCGATCGCCTTGAACATGGTCGCCGAAATCGCCCGTGACCCGCAGACCCGAGGCCTGCCCATCAGCGGCATCGGTGGCATCGGCAACTGGCGCGATGCGGCGGAATTCATTGCCCTGGGCTGCGGCTCGGTGCAGGTGTGCACGGCGGCCATGCTGCATGGGTTCCGGATTGTCGAGGAGATGAAGGACGGCCTGTCACGCTGGATGGACAGTCAGGGTTACGCCAGCATTTCAGAGTTTTCCGGGCGTGCCGTGGGCAACACCACCGACTGGAAGTACCTGGACATCAACTATCAGGTCATCGCCAAAATCGACCAGGACGCCTGCATCGGTTGCGGCCGCTGCCACATCGCCTGCGAAGACACCTCGCACCAGGCGGTGGCCAGCCTCAAGCAGGCGGACGGCACGCACAAGTATCAAGTGATCGATGATGAATGCGTGGGCTGCAATCTGTGCCAGATCACCTGCCCGGTGCAGGACTGCATCGAGATGGTGCCGGTGGAAAACGGCAAGCCGTTTCTGGACTGGAACCATGATCCGAGGAATCCCTATCACGTCAGTCCTTGA
- the copC gene encoding copper homeostasis periplasmic binding protein CopC gives MLLKKTLSTAALLGSLLATSAVFAHAHLKSETPAADSTVSAPTELRLVFSEGVEAAFTTVTISKDGASVAVKSLATEGSDKKTLVVTPAAPLSAGAYKVEWHAVSVDTHKSEGAYSFKVGQ, from the coding sequence ATGCTGCTCAAAAAAACCCTCTCCACCGCCGCCCTGCTCGGCTCCCTGCTGGCCACCTCGGCGGTGTTCGCCCACGCCCATCTGAAAAGTGAGACACCCGCCGCCGACAGCACCGTGAGCGCGCCGACGGAATTGCGCCTGGTGTTTTCCGAAGGCGTTGAAGCGGCCTTCACCACAGTCACGATCAGCAAGGACGGGGCCAGCGTTGCGGTGAAAAGCCTGGCCACCGAGGGCAGTGACAAAAAGACCCTGGTGGTGACACCGGCTGCGCCGTTGAGCGCAGGTGCCTATAAAGTCGAATGGCACGCCGTGTCGGTCGATACCCATAAAAGCGAAGGCGCCTACAGCTTCAAGGTGGGCCAGTAA
- a CDS encoding OprD family porin, which produces MSKPARNPSPRAPRPHFVRRHALSLIGCSSLAIALPMTSHAEGFTDDAKATLNLRNAYFNRNFTNPAYPQGKAEEWTQNFILDARSGFTQGPVGFGVDVLGLYSQKLDGGKGTGGTQLLPIHSDGRPADNFGRLGVALKGKISKTEVKVGEWMPVLPILRSDDGRSLPQTFRGGQVTSTEISGLTLYGGQFRQNSPRNDASMEDMFMNGKAAFTSDRFNFGGGEYAFNDKRTQIGVWYAELSDIYQQQYFNLSHSQPIGDWTLGANLGYFIGKEDGSALAGDLDNKTAFALLSAKYGGNTFYVGLQKLTGDDVWMRVNGTSGGTLANDSYNSSYDNAKEKSWQVRHDYNFVALGVPGLTLMNRYISGDNVHTGTITDGKEWGRESELAYTVQSGPLKNLNVKWRNASIRKNFSTNEFDENRLFISYPISLL; this is translated from the coding sequence GTGAGCAAGCCCGCCCGCAATCCGTCCCCCCGTGCCCCACGCCCACACTTCGTTCGCCGTCATGCCCTGAGCCTGATCGGTTGCAGCAGCCTGGCCATCGCCCTGCCCATGACCAGTCACGCCGAAGGTTTCACCGATGACGCCAAAGCCACGCTGAACCTGCGCAACGCTTACTTCAACCGCAACTTCACCAACCCGGCCTACCCCCAGGGCAAGGCTGAGGAGTGGACACAGAACTTCATCCTCGACGCCAGATCCGGTTTCACCCAGGGCCCGGTCGGCTTCGGTGTGGATGTGTTGGGTCTGTATTCGCAGAAGCTCGATGGCGGCAAGGGCACCGGTGGTACGCAGCTGCTGCCGATCCACAGCGACGGCCGCCCGGCCGACAACTTCGGCCGTCTGGGCGTGGCGCTCAAGGGCAAGATCTCGAAGACCGAAGTCAAGGTCGGTGAATGGATGCCGGTGCTGCCGATCCTGCGCTCGGACGACGGTCGTTCCCTGCCGCAAACCTTCCGTGGTGGTCAGGTCACCTCCACCGAAATCAGCGGCCTGACCCTCTACGGCGGGCAGTTCCGGCAGAACAGCCCGCGCAACGATGCGAGCATGGAAGACATGTTCATGAACGGTAAAGCGGCGTTCACGTCGGACCGTTTCAACTTCGGCGGCGGTGAATATGCCTTCAACGACAAACGCACCCAGATCGGCGTGTGGTACGCGGAACTCAGCGACATCTATCAACAGCAATACTTCAACCTGAGCCACAGCCAACCCATTGGCGACTGGACCCTCGGCGCCAACCTCGGCTACTTCATCGGCAAGGAAGACGGCAGCGCCCTGGCCGGCGACCTCGATAACAAAACCGCGTTCGCCCTGCTCTCGGCCAAGTACGGCGGCAACACCTTCTATGTCGGCCTGCAAAAGCTCACGGGCGATGATGTGTGGATGCGCGTCAACGGCACCAGCGGCGGCACCCTGGCCAACGACAGTTACAACTCCAGCTATGACAATGCCAAGGAAAAATCCTGGCAAGTGCGTCACGACTACAACTTCGTGGCCCTGGGCGTGCCGGGCCTGACCCTGATGAACCGCTACATCAGTGGCGATAACGTGCACACCGGGACCATCACCGACGGCAAGGAATGGGGCCGTGAATCGGAACTGGCCTACACGGTGCAGAGCGGCCCGTTGAAAAACCTCAACGTCAAATGGCGTAACGCAAGCATCCGCAAAAACTTCAGCACCAACGAGTTCGACGAAAACCGCCTCTTCATCAGCTATCCGATTTCGTTGTTGTAA